The genomic segment TGTTTATTAAAtcaatagtttaaaaaaacacacccGTTCTACACTCATATCAGCTATTTTAGATTGTCTAATTAAAAAGGCATAGAATTTATATTGTGACATGTTCAATCACCTTTCAAAAGAAGACGTGCCCAAATTATTAGGTtactttaacaaaatatttgatCAATACATTACATTCCACAACCTTTAATGGCCCCACGTTTTGATATCTTATCAAGCCAGTGATGCAAAACCCATACCTTTAATTAGATAACacatgtattttctgttttattaatatcggctatttttttaagttagcctaaattgaaatattaataagttttgataattctattttttttctccaaaaaaaaaaacattcttatcAGCTTTTTCCAGTAGGTTTACCGGCAAAAATCTTATCTAGCTCATTATGGGTAGCAGCCCAACATCTTGTCCACTCTTGTCCAATCAGACTCTTCCAAATCTGAGAGGAGTGGCActgtgaaattaataaaaagctcTAGAAGATTAACCTTTGCAAAAAGTGTGTAATCATAAACTTAACATATtctaaatagaaaaaagagaaCCTTGACGTCGTCAAAATGGTCGAGTGGACAGATGCTGAGCGCACCGCCATCTCAACCCTGTGGGGAAAGATCGATGTTGGGGAAATTGGACCCCAGGCTTTGACCAGGTGACCCCTAACAACACTtaggtttatttattcatttgcttAATAAAAGCTTTTTGCGTGATTCCTATTTTCTTGCAAACGTTTTGCCTAAATTATTATTTGACTGTTGTATATTACtttgaaaacagtttaaatagtAATTTCCTGATTTTTCCCTGTCTTAAATCGAATGATTTCAGACTTCTGATTGTGTATCCGTGGACTCAAAGACACTTCGGGTCATTCGGCAACCTGTCTACCAACGCTGCCATCCTCGGAAATCCTAAGGTGGCCCAACATGGAAAGGTAGTTATGGGTGGGCTGGAAAGCGCTGTGAAGAACTTGGACAACATCAAGAATACCTACGCCAAACTGAGCGTAATGCACTCCGAAAAGCTTCATGTGGATCCTGATAACTTCAGGGTAAGTTACCAACTCGGGTTCCGTTTATTGCGATTGCGGgcacattttattatattaatcaaAGTTCCTAATTTCACTGATAAATGAccatattacttttatttcagaCTCTTGCTGAATGCATCTCCGTGGTTGTAGCTGCCAAGTTTGGGCCCAGCGTCTTCACCCCCGGTGTCCAGGAGGCCTGGCAGAAGTTCCTTGCTGTGGTCGTCTCCGCCCTGGGCAGACAGTACCACTAAGTCTCTGGAGTGGCATTTCACATTCACAATAATTTGATGAGCAGCAGTCTTTTTACAGTAGTCAAAATTACAAATTTACTGTCTGGAAACTGTTGCAAACTCTAAATAAAATTCAACATAAAGCCTACATATCGTTTTGTATTATTGCTTGTAACAATctccactgattttttttttcaattgtgTATTCTTCAGGGACTATGTACAGAAAAAACACCAGACTCAGACCAGACTAAGTAGCACTGCACCAGATTATAGCTTTCTAGCTCGTTTCCATCTGGCAAGCAAAAAGATTTAAACGGATTTGGTAAAATAGGTTgatggaaatgaaaataaaaacacaagagaaGGTAAAAAGGTTTAGAAAGTGCTATTTTTAACGGTTAGACTATTATCCAATAAACAAACTGTTATTGATGGGTTAATCCATCCCAGGTTAACTACAGAGCATATTAAAGTttcagttaataaaataaacaagccaAGCAATCTGGCTAAGAAGtcacttcttatcatttaagttaattataatttattatgacATCTTTGAGTGAACACTGTTGGTTATTCTGACCTTTTTAAAACTGTGGGTGATTtcccagaaaaaaaacctgGCTTTTACTAGAGGGACCTTCTGTTTCATCCCACTTTCAAAAGTGACATTCAGCACATAGCAATTTAAGTATATTTTCACAaggaaaatatttctgttaaaatgttttacagttttatcttAATTCTACAGCTGTCCCCATTAAACACCCGGATTGGGGTGAAGATAAGAAAGATACTTATGTGCACAATTGTATTTGAGGAGTGGCAGACAACGATTAAACTGAACAAAGAGATTGAACTGACGTATAAAATACCTTATGTAAAAAGGAATTGTGGATGTAAAGTCTTATAAAGTGAAGTAAATAACCCACCTGAGAAACAATTTATGTAAAACCAGAACatgagttttttcttcttcttttttttaggatAAGGTTCAATCTCAAAGTTCTCGATGTCAGGAAAATGCGCCATCTAGTGGTTACAGACTGATTAAACCCTaacatggatggatgaagagaTACTAAATCgtgaatttctcttttttttctctttctctctttttccttaataataaatttaattatatttccaTTAAAGAATGTTTTAGTTGTAAAGCTGACAATTTACTAAGCTTCACCGGGGAAAATATTTGTAAGGTAATTAGTCTCTAAATCACTCTTAAGATGATTATATTGTTACATTATACTATATTTGTAACTATTATTGTAAAGTA from the Melanotaenia boesemani isolate fMelBoe1 chromosome 2, fMelBoe1.pri, whole genome shotgun sequence genome contains:
- the LOC121632352 gene encoding hemoglobin subunit beta-A, whose translation is MVEWTDAERTAISTLWGKIDVGEIGPQALTRLLIVYPWTQRHFGSFGNLSTNAAILGNPKVAQHGKVVMGGLESAVKNLDNIKNTYAKLSVMHSEKLHVDPDNFRTLAECISVVVAAKFGPSVFTPGVQEAWQKFLAVVVSALGRQYH